In Kitasatospora gansuensis, a genomic segment contains:
- a CDS encoding LLM class F420-dependent oxidoreductase produces MRLGINLGYWGLGMDADNVAVAQEADRLGYSVCWAAEAYGSDAATVLAYVAAKTERIDVGSAIFQIPARTPAMTAMTAATLDTLSGGRFRLGLGVSGPQVSEGWYGVKFDKPLARTREYVEIIRKAMSRERLVHEGAHWTLPLPGGPGKPIKLTVHPVREHIPLYIAAIGPKNLEQTGEIADGWLGIFFAPEHAALSIDPLRAGRAKTGQTLDGFDLCPTVTISVGEDVKAAADTQRSYAALYIGGMGSKDKNFYNQLARRMGYEQAADEIQEKYLARDYAGAAAAVPHDLIDSTALLGTTERIADRMQAYADAGVTTLTLAPAGFTLDERITALRTGVAALERAGLA; encoded by the coding sequence ATGCGACTCGGCATCAACCTCGGCTACTGGGGACTCGGCATGGACGCCGACAACGTCGCCGTCGCGCAGGAGGCCGACCGGCTCGGCTACTCGGTCTGCTGGGCAGCCGAGGCGTACGGCTCCGACGCCGCGACCGTGCTCGCGTACGTCGCCGCCAAGACCGAGCGGATCGACGTCGGTTCGGCCATCTTCCAGATCCCGGCCCGCACCCCGGCGATGACCGCGATGACCGCCGCCACCCTGGACACCCTCTCCGGCGGCCGGTTCCGGCTCGGCCTCGGCGTCTCCGGGCCGCAGGTCTCCGAGGGCTGGTACGGCGTCAAGTTCGACAAGCCGCTGGCCCGCACCCGCGAGTACGTGGAGATCATCCGCAAGGCGATGTCCCGCGAGCGCCTGGTGCACGAGGGCGCGCACTGGACGCTGCCGCTGCCGGGCGGCCCGGGCAAGCCGATCAAGCTGACGGTGCATCCGGTCCGTGAGCACATCCCGCTCTACATCGCCGCGATCGGCCCGAAGAACCTGGAGCAGACCGGCGAGATCGCCGACGGCTGGCTCGGCATCTTCTTCGCGCCCGAGCACGCCGCGCTCTCCATCGACCCGCTCCGGGCCGGCCGGGCCAAGACCGGGCAGACCCTGGACGGCTTCGACCTCTGCCCGACCGTCACCATCTCGGTCGGCGAGGACGTCAAGGCCGCCGCCGACACCCAGCGGTCGTACGCCGCGCTGTACATCGGCGGGATGGGCAGCAAGGACAAGAACTTCTACAACCAGCTCGCCCGCCGGATGGGCTACGAGCAGGCCGCCGACGAGATCCAGGAGAAGTACCTCGCCAGGGACTACGCGGGCGCCGCCGCCGCCGTCCCGCACGACCTGATCGACTCCACCGCGCTGCTCGGCACCACCGAGCGGATCGCCGACCGGATGCAGGCCTACGCCGACGCGGGCGTCACCACGCTGACGCTCGCCCCGGCCGGCTTCACCCTGGACGAGCGGATCACCGCGCTGCGCACCGGCGTCGCGGCGCTGGAGCGGGCCGGGCTGGCCTAA